GAGGATTCCAAAGAACTTTTAGTCTCTTCCGAATAATGTTACAGTAAGTCTTCAGAGGTTATTATGAACATTCTTTTCCACATATGTTGTGCCAATTGCGCTATCTTTCCAGTCCGTGTCCTGCGGGAACGGAACCACAATCTAACCGGCTATTTTTACAACAACAACATTCACCCCTACCGCGAATTCAAAAGACGTCTGGATACCGTCAAGGAGTATGCCGGAAAAATGGAGCTTGATGTCATTTACAATGAAGACTACATGCTCCGCGAGTTCCTCGAAAATGTCGCCAAGGATCCGGAAAAGAGATGCGATTACTGTTATCGTTCTCGTCTTGAGCAGACCGCAAAGCTTGCTTCAGAAAACAATTTTGATGGATTTTCAACCAGCCTGCTTTATTCGCGCTATCAGCAGCATGAACGGATCAGGGAATTTGGTGAAAGCCTCGCTGACAAGTATGAACTGCAATTCCACTATGAAGACTTCCGAACCGGTTGGCAGGAAGGGATTAACGCGTCGAAAAAAATGGAACTCTACCGTCAGCAATATTGCGGCTGCATCTATTCTGAAATGGATCGATATTACCCCTCCAAACGCAACTAGGAGTCCCAACTGTGCCTGCCGGAAAACTCCTGATTATGGCCGGTCTGCTGATCACCTTCATCGGCCTGGCCATTACCTTCGGACCGAAAATTCCATGGCTCGGCAAACTTCCTGGCGACATTTATATCAAACGTGAAAATGCCAGTTTCTATTTCCCCGTTACAAGCTGCCTGTTGGTCTCGGCATTCATTTCATTGATTCTCTGGTTTTTGAAAAAATGATGATTGAGCCTGAAAAGAAAAGCGGACTGGCAAATCAAACTGCCGTTGGCCTGGCTCTCGGCAGTGGCGCCGCCCGGGGCTTGAGCTATATCGGGGTCATTGACGCTCTGGAAAATGCCGGCATCAGGATTCAAATGCTGGCCGGCACTTCAATCGGCGCCCTGATTGGCGCCCTTTATGCTTCCGGCATCCCGGTCAACCAGATGGAACAAGTCGCCTGCAGCCTGAACTGGCGACGGCTTGCCAGCCTGATTGATCCGATCATTCCGACATCCGGATTGATTGACGGAAAGAAAGTGACCCGCTTTATCGACGAGTTACTACCGGTGAAATCGTTCGAGGAGCTAGAGATCCCGCTCGCGGTGACAGCGACCGACATCGAAACCGGAGAACTGATTGTTATCCGCAAGGGGAGTCTCCTCGCAGCGATTGAAGCTGCTATTGCATTTCCCGGGATCTTCGCTCCGGTGCAGATCGGCGACCAGTTTCTGGTTGATGGTGGAATATGTGCTCCCGTACCGACCGATGTTGTCAGAAATATGGGCGCCGAATACATCATCGGTGTCTGCGCTATTCCGGAAGTCGAAAAGCAGTACAGTGAAGCGATTTCACCAGCCTCGACACAAAAAAGCGACAAGAAAGGCTTCCTTGAACATTTCAATTCGGAATGGATTGAAAACACCTTCCGGGAAGTCTGGCAGGGGAAAAACAACAAATCAGATAATCGCCCCCAACCCATCCGAAAGCCCCCCGGGCTCTTCCGGGTTTTCGCACAGAGCGTCGCTATCATGGAGAATCAAATCAACGCGCTTCGCATTGACAAAGATCAGATCGACTTACTGATCAGGCCTGAATTAAGAGAGTTCAGGTTACTAGAGTTTCACCGGGCCCGGCAAATCATTGACCGCGGCAAAGAGGCTGCTACGGCAGCTCTGCTTCAGATAAAATGAGCCGAAAAATTGCACCGCCAATTTACTGTGTTAGTATATAAATAGTTAAAATAACTGAATTAAAAGGAGGAAAGCATGATAGAACTGTTTGAAAAAACAATTCTCGCCGGTGTTGGCGCAATCTCATTGAGCCAGAAAAAGGCGGAGGAGATGTTGCAAGAAATGAAAGAGCAGATGAATATCTCGGAGGATGAAGGCCGCAAGATTCTGAAACGGCTCGAATCAATAGCCGAAGAGAACAGGAGTAAACTGGAGAAAGCCGCCGAAGAGGAAGTCAGGAAAACCTGCGAAAGGCTTGGTATCATCACCAAGGATGAACTGGCAACCCTCAAGGGCCGCATCACAAAGCTGGAAAATCGGATTAAAGAACTCGAAAAATAACGTTCAACCTGACCAAGATATTATCTGATGCTGACTTTCAAGCGGATTAACCGCAATATCCGTTCAATCCGACGCTACCGGACCATTCTCGGGATCCTCATCAAGTACGGTTTCGGCCATGTCGTCGAACAGCTCAATATCAACTATTATGTTGAGCTCGGGCGGCGCTTCGTCACCCTCGGCAAGGCGCCCAGGGAGATTGAGCGATTGAGCGTTCCGGAGCGGTTGCGCCTGGCGATGGAAGAGCTCGGCCCCTCTTTCGTCAAACTGGGCCAGATCATATCGACCCGTCCCGACCTGATTCCCCGGGAATACACCGACGAATTTCGTAAACTTCAGGATGATGTCCCACCGGAGAAGTTCGAAGCGATTCAGGACGTCATCAAAAAGGAATTTGGTCTAACACCTGATGAACTGTTCGCCACATTCGACCCTGAACCGCTGGCGGCGGCCTCCA
The genomic region above belongs to Desulfuromonas sp. and contains:
- a CDS encoding patatin, giving the protein MMIEPEKKSGLANQTAVGLALGSGAARGLSYIGVIDALENAGIRIQMLAGTSIGALIGALYASGIPVNQMEQVACSLNWRRLASLIDPIIPTSGLIDGKKVTRFIDELLPVKSFEELEIPLAVTATDIETGELIVIRKGSLLAAIEAAIAFPGIFAPVQIGDQFLVDGGICAPVPTDVVRNMGAEYIIGVCAIPEVEKQYSEAISPASTQKSDKKGFLEHFNSEWIENTFREVWQGKNNKSDNRPQPIRKPPGLFRVFAQSVAIMENQINALRIDKDQIDLLIRPELREFRLLEFHRARQIIDRGKEAATAALLQIK
- a CDS encoding DUF2905 domain-containing protein, with amino-acid sequence MAGLLITFIGLAITFGPKIPWLGKLPGDIYIKRENASFYFPVTSCLLVSAFISLILWFLKK
- a CDS encoding phasin superfamily protein, translating into MIELFEKTILAGVGAISLSQKKAEEMLQEMKEQMNISEDEGRKILKRLESIAEENRSKLEKAAEEEVRKTCERLGIITKDELATLKGRITKLENRIKELEK